Genomic segment of Benincasa hispida cultivar B227 unplaced genomic scaffold, ASM972705v1 Contig557, whole genome shotgun sequence:
TAGAATTGCAATTTTCTagcatttcttttcttttatttattccttataattatttttatttcctttttctcttttcaatcAAACTCTATTGTAGCTTAAGTAATATTGCACTTCACACTAACTTGATTTATGCATTctctttgttgaaattaaagttaatattgataaattaaatTGGCTACTTAATTTAACAATCTAGTGGAGCTTTAGTGTAGAGAAAGTTAGAGTGTAAACGGATCTCACAAAAGGATATGGAATCAAGAGCCTAGGAAAAGGAGGTTCACGTCACGTTAGTTAGGAGGGTCATGTCACCTTAGGAATAAGAAACCCCATAGGGTgaagaaactaaaattaaattattataggGTTCAACTACCCACGGGAACATTCGGTAGTAACTACTCAGAACTCCTAAAGGAACTGGACACCCGATCGAATAGGTGTAGATTTCTGCCCATGCATATTTCACTGTCTTAGTGTGATGTGGCCGCATCACTTTTGAATAGAGTCCAAAAGGTTGAAGCATTGTTAGGCCTGTTCGATTACCATTATTtactgttttatttttttttacctcaATTTATACTCATTCACAACACAATTCATTCTGGTTACCTACAATTGCATTAAATTTATAGCTTTGATCAAACTAAAACTACTGCTAGTCTTGTGGGCTCGATACTCGAAATATATACTTCAAGATTATTACTTCTTCGACAGTATATGCTTGCACTTAGACCTCGCTTTTTTGTAGAGGGTCAAATTGAGTTCAAGGCAATTCTCTTTGTCCTAAAGAGAGCTCCATTTGAACTTTTCGACAACCGTAAGAAAATGAACAATATAAACGTCTATGTCAAAAGAGTGTTCATCATGGACAATTGTAAGGAGCTGATCCCTGAGTACCTTGGATTTGTGAAAGGCGTGGTCGATTCTGATGATTTTCCACTCAATATCTCACATGAAATGTTGCAACAGAACAAGACTTTGAAAGTGATAAGGAAGAATTTGGTGAAGAAGTGCATAGAGATGTTCAATGAGATTGTGGAGAACAAAGAGGACTACAATAAGTTTTATGAAGTATTTTCTAAGAATTTGAAGTTGGGTATCCACGAAGATATCCAAAACATAGCCAAATTGGCTAACTTGCTTTGGTACTACTCCACTAAGAGTGGAGATGAAATGACAAGCTTGAAGGACTATGTCACCAAGATGAAAGAGGGTCAGAAAGACATTTAGAGGAATTGCCAGTTTTGACCCAAAAAGCTTTTTCCCATTCAAACgtaaactcatttataaaatgtaCTTTTAAACCtcttttccaactttttagacTTTAAGTGGAGGGACCCGCCACATAAAATACAATGTTGCCCCTCAATAGAATTCGAAAGGACAAAGGTTATCGCAAAGACTTCTTCTTCCCTGAAAGTTAGGGTTTTCTACTTTTTCTTCTTGTTGAGTTTTCAATGATTGTTGGAGTCTCTTCTCGCAAAGACTCCACTACCTCTGTAAAGAAGACCCATATTTCGGGGTTTTTAGATGTCTTCCATTTCCCCTTCACCTGATTCAGATCTTGTCTAGCATAACTTGACTAGTTTGTGCAATATAGAAATGCTTTAATCGATTCTATTGTCTATAGGAGGAGTCTGTGTAATTTCTAATAGGAATGTGTTGTGAAAAACccgaaattatttttttttatcaacaatATATTTGCCATTTCATCATGTAAAATATGTGGGGTAAGGGGGTAAATGTTCATATGGGTTTGATTTCACATTTTTTAGTGTATTGAATTTCACGAGACAAATATCTCGTGAAGTTGTTGCCAatatttgtctcgtgaagtattCACACCAGTGGAAAGTTTGTAAAATAGTTCGAAAGCTCTCTGTCGTTTGTCTCGTAATGTTGTaagtttgtcttgtgaagttacttcacgagacaaaagatAGAAATCAACCCAACTTTACGGGAGAAAAAAGTCAGTATTTTGTCTTGTAAAGTTCAGTTGATTTCtgtcttttgtctcgtgaagtaacttTACAAGACATATATATAACTTTACGAGACAAACGATAAACTATCTCATTTGTCTCGTAATGTTGTAAGCTTGTCTTatgaagttacttcacgagacaaaagacTTACTTATGAACTTAATTTTATGAGACAAAAGACCGTATGTAGTCttgtaaagttgagttgatttcTATCTTTTGTCTGGTGAAATAACTTCACAAGACGTTTAAAATATTACGAGACAAACAACAAAGAGTACAACTCAAGCTATTTTACAAACTTCACGAGATGTTGTGAATACACCTAAATAACTTTGGTGATGACTCTTTGGCTAGCAGGGTCTTTTCTCCTTCATAACGTAAATAAGTGAAAAAGAAGTAACAATTTCGTTGGTTACTGAAAACtctttaaaaagtaattttttttctccattttgctaactttctaaaaaaataaaagactatTTTTCAACGTACTTGTCTCTTTCGAAACtctaaaaaatgaaagaaattattCCTCTGAACTTGGGATCCTCTGAAAAGGATTATTGGTATGAAGTTGGGACCCTCACGTAATACATTTCtatattgaaaacaaaaagtGAAACTCAAGAATGAAGTTTCTAATTTAAGATATGTGAGTTAGGTAAGTTCGGTGATTTTATATTAGAGGCTTGACCATTTATTGAGGAACAAAATTGTGCGTGATGGATTCCCTCTAAAAGTCCGAAAAGTAGAAAAGAGATTAAAAAAGTACATTTTATAAATGAGGTTactttttaaatgaaaaaaaaaaaaaaattgggtcaAAACCGGTAATTTCTCAAACATTTACTACATTACTGGTGAGAGCAAAAAAGCAGTAGAGAATTCTCCTTTCTTGGAGCGCTGAAGAAGAAAGGCTACGAGGTGCTTTTCATGGTTGACGCCATTGATGAATACGCCGTCAGACAACTGAAAGAATATGTGGGCAAGAAGCTAGTCTCTGCCACCAAGGAAGGAGTTAAACTTTATGATGAAACcgaggaagagaagaaaaaggagaagatTTGAGAACCTATGTAAGACCATCAAGGACATCCTTGGCGACAAAGTAGAGAAAGTTGTGGTCTCCGACAGGATTGTGGACTCTCCTTGCTGCTTGGTCACCTGTGAATACGGTTGGACGGCGAACATGAAGAGAATCATGAAGGCTCAAGCTCTCAGAGACAACAGCATGGGGCTTACATGTCAagcaagaaggcaatggagatCAACACAGATAACGGAATCATGGAGGAGCTAAGAAAAAGAGCCGAGGCAGTTACGACAAATCTGTCAAGGATTTAGTCATGCTTCTCTTCGAAATTGCTCTATTGACTTCTGGTTTCAGCCTTGATGATCCTAACACATTTGCTGCAAGAATCCACAGAATGTTGAAACTTGGCCTTAGCATTGATGAGGAGGAAAATGAAGGAGATGATGCAGACATGCCTGCTTTAGAGGAAGATGTTGCTGAAGAGAGCAAAATGGAGGAGGTAGACTAAGCCTTTATAACATCAGCTTACAATTTCTTTAGCGGTCTTCGTGTTGATATTGAGATGTCTGTGAATGTGTTTTGAGGAAGTAAATGTTCGTGTCAGAGTCATTGATCAGCGTCAATGTCCGTTTTGAGTCTCCCTCCTTGTTCTACATTCTCTCTTGTATTCAAGAAACAAACGTAAGTGCTAAAGAGTGTTACTCCAATTATATAACCAGATACCTTTCTTTTGCTGGTCATCATCTTCTGCATATTTATCTTCTATGTGTCTTGAAAATCAGTTCTACAAAACAATATTCCAAATATTCTTAAAAAAGTATTAAGATATAGTCGTAACCTGTAGAGGAAAAGATGATTCTCCTATTATTATAGTTTCGATATCAAAACTTAGAACTATACGCTCAGAATGGGAAGCAAAGGTATATAGAGAATGTTTCTCAATCTCTTGCTCTAAGAAGTGATAGTGGGCGAATATACAACAGTAGTACAAGACTGGGTATCTAGTGCAGTAGTATTAAGGAAGACTCAATTAGGTACAATTTGGTGAAGTAGTAGAGCTGGCAGTTGTCATTTCCATCTCCAACAACGAGATTCTCCAGCTTTCTTGTTATTACTAACCATATTCCATGAAGGCATCATATGATGAGAGGACCCTTTTCTGCAAGATAACATGTAattaacatattaattaaaaaaaatgaaatatgttTTCCCGGAAATGGAGTATTTCTCGTTTCAGTGTTTTAAGGGCGGATAGTTAACAGTAAAATAGAAGGGTTCTAGATGATGTGGCAAAAGCACAATTCAAATTTGGTGAGACTTTATAAAAGGGAAAATGCATATTAAGAAACTAAAATcatgacttcaacttttttttgtaattgcaggtgtggcaatcacatagaaatcagatagcaatcatataaaaataaaatagaaatcaaattttcagGCGAAAGTTTTTTTgccatgttttaaaaaaaaagcaaaacctAGAGACACGTGCCCAattttcaattcattttttattaaagttgcaattgcccCTTTATAAAACGCGTAAATTGGACTTCGAATGGTCAACAAATTTTTTTCTCATAAGCTGTCTGCAAAAGCAGAATTTCGTTATGGCAGTTATAAACTCACATGCTCCTCAAAGTCAGGGCTGGTGAGATTAATGGCCAGGTTTCTCATCAGCAACAGCACCTGGAAGGAATGAGAATATTAGAATGTAAGCTGTTTTAAAGCATATGATTTGGTTTATAGGATGTTAAGAAGAAATTATGTTTGTGGAGTGGAAGCAATGAAATGGGGATGAAGAACATACGGTTTCGACGTCTATTTGGTCCATCTGTTCTAACCTCTGCACATGACCTGAGGCTTTTGGGTCGAACACGCTGCCAATGAAGTTGTAGACTTGACCAAAATCTGGCAATACTGCATTGAATTGAAGACTAAAAAAACATCAAGGGACATAGTAATATGTAATGGAAAACTAAGAAGCATCTTCAGGACAATTTTCTATGGATCTACAGCATTGAGTAAAGGAACTGAATTTTGTAAATGCCGGTTTCTCCCGACAGTAAAAGCTACCGTTTGTGAAGTGGACTACAATAACCTGAAAGTAGTAGCTTCACTCAAGTAATTATTTTACACGTGAGAGAGTTCCATTTGTACCGCTTGGTATATAGTATAAACCTCAAACGTAAACCAGTCCCGCGAAAGCAGTATGACAGAAACTGAGGAAAATTTTTGGttaaatacaatatagagatgctTTTTGGAACATTGGTTATAAAGAAATTGGATGACTTTTCCAAACTGTTTGTATTGATCCTCAGGAGACTTGGTATATTACAATTTTCTGCTTTAATTTGGAGCGTTTGTTCTGTAAAAGTCATGTAAATATTCGTCTTCTATTGCTGCTCCTTAATGGAGCGCGCTTTCCTTTCTGAAACTTGGTGTACCATTTTCTTCCCAACGAGTAAtcaggcaaaaaaaaaaagaaaaaaggaaaacgtAACCATCAAAACTGACCTCTCAACTGAAGGTTGTTGTGTTCCTCGATGCTTGAGTTAGTTGGAAAGCGTGTTTTTGCAGTGCGGTCTGTGCTACTGGTACAATTGTTATCTATAACTTGCCCTGCAAacataaaatggaaaggaaacaTGACTATAAccctttgattttttatttttaaaaatctggATTGTTTTCttgctaaattccaaaaacaaaaacaaagttttAGGAATGTTTTCTTTTCGTTTTCAAACtatgtgattttttaaaacactcgcatttaattttcaattaaatgttATAAAACGGGAATCATAGCATtccaaaacaaaatgaaaaaaagttcGTCAGTTCTTAAGTAATAAAATTTCCAACCCCTCTCCGTTTCAAGAAAACTAAACAAAACCAAGAAAAAGTTGAATGTCTAAACAAAACCACAGAACTTGTTCTGATTCAAACTCGTTTGTGATTTCACAATTCAAATCTCTTGCACCTTGAGAGCAATTGACTGTCTGGATAGAGTTATCCACCCTGGATGACATGGCAGAAGCAGATATGAAACTCGCTGGAGTAGAAGAGGAATCTGGCTTTATATTATATTTCGGTTCAACAGGGGAAGATTGAAATGGTCCTGACAATAGTGCAAGAGCTGAGACCACAATGGGTTTATTATAAGAAAGCTTTATCAAAATTACACTGTCAAAAGAAAAACTACAGATTGAAATTGTACCGACCATTTTTTGAAGCTTTTTGAGGATATGGATGAGCAGCTTTCCTCTTTGGTCGTGGAGGAGGCAAGTGTTCACCCGTCCCACTCTTTTCAACCTTCAGGAAGTACTTCTGAGCGTGACTACGTATCTAACAAGAAGCATCATCTTCAGACAACTTATTATAGAAGAGCCAAAACTTGAAGCATTCGAGCATTCTTCAAGATATACTGTACCTGTTAGCAATAAAAATGAATAGAGCACGAAATTGAAGGGAAAATTAGATAGAATGGAACATTTTGAATGAAGATTGTTCCAATAAAAGAACTAAGGTCCTGATAGTTCATAATTGTTATAGTGTATGGGTTACAATAGTCTAtgagttataatagtctgtATTTAAGTATAAACTACAAATAAAGATGGAAGATGACTACAAAGTAAACATCCTGAATATTGAGTattttcaaatagttttttCATAACTAAATGTGGCTTATAATAATTGGAACCTCAACTATTATAATAGGAGATCCAGATATTAAGTGGACTATAATATCCAACTCAACCAAACAAGTTGGAAGCCAAACGCCTCCTAATTCATTCAGAAGCCAAATCAAGAAAGAAGTGGCAAAAGGTGGTTACCATGTTAAATCACCTCTAAACGAAAAGCTTAAATAGAAATTAATTAGAGTAAATTAATCACCTCTAAATTAATGAGTTAGTTTCATATAATTCTATCCAAGTCAGCAGgaaataataactttatcaatTATTTTCCGAATTGTACGAACTTGAGAAGATGATAAACATTGGAATTGATTTCTTTCAATCAAACAGAACAAGATATAAAAATTTACTTCATAATCTTTATATAATATGAAGATCCAATTTCCAGAACTTGTCTATTATCTTAGAAACGGTATTGAAAAACAAAGATGCCAGAAAGAATGAAAGCATTCCCAGAGTTGTTCATTAGATTTGTACAAATAAGACATTACCTGAATGACAGTCTTCGATCCAACAAAAGCCTCAATCTTCTTCCAGTCACGATCAAAGCTGAAGCATAGAATCAAAGAGAAAATGCACGAACAATTAAAgtccaaacaaaaacaaaacaacaattcAAATGTATCGGCACATTTCTTCCCCATATCACTCCAAATAAT
This window contains:
- the LOC120069733 gene encoding protein REVEILLE 6-like isoform X2 — its product is MALPFDTATASLRDDLSKRARKPYTITKCRESWTEPEHDKFLEAIQLFDRDWKKIEAFVGSKTVIQIRSHAQKYFLKVEKSGTGEHLPPPRPKRKAAHPYPQKASKNGPFQSSPVEPKYNIKPDSSSTPASFISASAMSSRVDNSIQTVNCSQGQVIDNNCTSSTDRTAKTRFPTNSSIEEHNNLQLRVLPDFGQVYNFIGSVFDPKASGHVQRLEQMDQIDVETVLLLMRNLAINLTSPDFEEHKRVLSSYDAFMEYG
- the LOC120069733 gene encoding protein REVEILLE 6-like isoform X1, whose protein sequence is MALPFDTATASLRDDLSKRARKPYTITKCRESWTEPEHDKFLEAIQLFDRDWKKIEAFVGSKTVIQIRSHAQKYFLKVEKSGTGEHLPPPRPKRKAAHPYPQKASKNALALLSGPFQSSPVEPKYNIKPDSSSTPASFISASAMSSRVDNSIQTVNCSQGQVIDNNCTSSTDRTAKTRFPTNSSIEEHNNLQLRVLPDFGQVYNFIGSVFDPKASGHVQRLEQMDQIDVETVLLLMRNLAINLTSPDFEEHKRVLSSYDAFMEYG